The following proteins are encoded in a genomic region of Nonomuraea muscovyensis:
- a CDS encoding polysaccharide deacetylase family protein, with protein MRPSERLEYDPIEGRPALTLPGGNRMVVWVIVNVETWSDTDPMPRTVLTPPAGGIPAPDVPNWAWHEYGNRVGFWRMLRVLDRHGVRAALAVNGQAVEHYPQITRAALDRGWEFVGHGFTQKNMQKVEDERADIRATTRVIEAATGARPRGWLGPGLTETWETPDILVEEGYEYVCDWVLDDQPVELATRTSPIVNIPYTQECNDVAMMLIQHHPAREYLQRATDQFDQLHLDSAGSARVMALVVHPYIMGAPHRLKYFDQALAHIRAHHDVEFWTGGQILDWYRHATAATLVGSP; from the coding sequence ATGCGTCCCAGCGAACGGCTTGAGTACGACCCCATCGAGGGCCGTCCCGCGCTCACCCTGCCCGGCGGCAACCGGATGGTGGTGTGGGTCATCGTCAACGTGGAGACCTGGTCCGACACCGATCCCATGCCGCGGACCGTTCTCACCCCGCCGGCGGGTGGCATCCCAGCCCCCGACGTGCCCAACTGGGCCTGGCACGAGTACGGCAACCGCGTCGGGTTCTGGCGCATGCTACGGGTGCTGGATCGCCACGGGGTGCGGGCGGCGCTGGCCGTCAACGGCCAGGCCGTCGAGCACTATCCGCAGATCACCCGGGCGGCGCTCGACCGCGGCTGGGAGTTCGTCGGCCACGGGTTCACGCAGAAGAACATGCAGAAGGTCGAGGACGAGCGAGCCGACATCCGCGCCACCACCCGCGTCATCGAGGCGGCCACCGGCGCCCGGCCGCGCGGCTGGCTCGGTCCCGGCCTGACAGAGACCTGGGAGACGCCCGACATCCTCGTCGAGGAGGGCTACGAGTACGTCTGCGACTGGGTGCTCGACGACCAGCCCGTCGAGCTGGCCACCCGGACGTCGCCCATCGTGAACATCCCGTACACGCAAGAGTGCAACGACGTGGCGATGATGTTGATCCAGCACCATCCGGCCCGCGAGTACCTCCAGCGCGCGACCGACCAGTTCGATCAGCTCCACCTCGACTCCGCCGGGTCGGCACGGGTGATGGCGCTGGTCGTGCACCCGTACATCATGGGTGCGCCGCATCGCCTGAAGTACTTCGACCAGGCGCTGGCGCACATCCGGGCCCACCACGACGTGGAGTTCTGGACCGGCGGGCAGATCCTCGACTGGTACCGCCACGCCACGGCCGCCACGCTCGTCGGCAGTCCATGA
- a CDS encoding GntR family transcriptional regulator, translating into MASTPDSQPGSAQAVYAALRRRFSDGVYAPGQRLTETVLAADLGVSRTPIREAIGRLLTDGLVVPAARGVAVAALTPGEAEHLFVLRADLEALAAELAAGRQAQGRLAPAEVNALDRAVDQVESAVKAHDPRASAQANLALHRAIGAAAGNPFLEEALHRVWDRIAVTTVANLDDPHWAGAITEQHRAIVSAIRAGDPAAARRTAKAHIEAAWSAYRPLA; encoded by the coding sequence ATGGCGAGCACTCCCGACTCCCAGCCCGGCAGCGCCCAGGCGGTCTACGCGGCCCTGCGTCGCAGGTTCTCCGACGGTGTGTACGCGCCCGGCCAGCGGCTCACCGAAACGGTCCTGGCGGCGGACCTCGGAGTCAGCCGGACACCGATCCGCGAGGCCATCGGCCGGCTGCTGACCGACGGGTTGGTCGTCCCCGCCGCCCGGGGCGTCGCCGTCGCGGCGCTCACCCCGGGCGAGGCGGAGCACCTGTTCGTGCTGCGCGCCGACCTGGAAGCCCTGGCGGCGGAGCTCGCCGCCGGCCGGCAGGCGCAGGGCCGCCTCGCCCCCGCCGAGGTCAACGCCCTCGATCGAGCCGTGGACCAGGTGGAGTCCGCGGTGAAAGCTCACGATCCGCGCGCATCCGCCCAGGCCAACCTGGCCCTGCACCGCGCCATCGGCGCGGCGGCGGGCAATCCGTTCCTGGAGGAGGCCCTGCACCGCGTCTGGGATAGGATCGCTGTCACGACCGTAGCCAATCTGGACGATCCCCACTGGGCCGGCGCGATCACCGAGCAACACCGGGCCATCGTCTCGGCGATCCGGGCGGGCGATCCGGCAGCCGCCCGGCGCACCGCGAAGGCCCACATCGAGGCAGCCTGGAGCGCCTACAGACCGCTCGCCTGA
- a CDS encoding membrane dipeptidase encodes MANEAFGGSLICGKPFDPDGIEHALVDCPDHQPDGSLAWFENFTRHGTPVGKHDPVGWPTFKDWPAHDSLTHQQGYYKWLERAWRGGLRIFVNDLVANRQLCEIYPLKRNTCDEMATLKLEAQRTFELQDHIDAQSGGPGRGWFRVVKSTAEARQVIATGKLAVVLGIETSEPFGCRQTWGVPHCTKAQIDRGLDEMYEIGVRSMFVCHKYDNALCGVRFDSGTTGVIVNIGNLLASGSFWNAKSCTGPEHDNTIDPAGVLPPEVAKWLPPGVGLPVYPPAPHCNTRGLTSLGAYMVQGMMRRGMLVELDHMSVKAAAQTLDLLESVKYPGVISSHSWADPSYFRRIYRLGGMVTAYGSPADSFTAGWRATKPLRDEFGHPGYGYGLDTNGMGPLPGSRQGGAVTYPFTSLDGAVTLDRLRTGDRVWDVNTDGVAHYGLVPDWMEDMREYAGDEFAQDMLAGAEAYLKTWGGAEARRQT; translated from the coding sequence ATGGCAAACGAGGCATTCGGCGGCAGCCTCATCTGTGGCAAGCCGTTCGACCCCGACGGCATCGAGCACGCCTTGGTCGACTGCCCCGACCACCAGCCCGACGGATCGCTCGCCTGGTTCGAGAACTTCACCCGGCACGGCACCCCTGTGGGCAAGCACGACCCGGTCGGCTGGCCGACGTTCAAGGACTGGCCGGCCCACGACTCCCTCACGCACCAGCAGGGCTACTACAAGTGGCTCGAACGGGCCTGGCGTGGCGGGCTCCGGATCTTCGTCAACGACCTGGTCGCCAACCGGCAGCTCTGCGAGATCTACCCGCTCAAGCGCAACACCTGCGACGAGATGGCCACGCTCAAGCTGGAGGCGCAGCGCACCTTCGAACTCCAGGACCACATCGACGCCCAGAGCGGCGGTCCGGGCCGGGGCTGGTTCCGGGTGGTGAAGTCCACCGCCGAGGCCAGGCAGGTGATCGCGACCGGCAAGCTCGCCGTGGTCCTGGGCATCGAGACCTCCGAGCCGTTCGGCTGCCGCCAGACCTGGGGTGTCCCGCACTGCACCAAGGCGCAGATCGACCGCGGCCTGGACGAGATGTACGAGATCGGTGTCCGCAGCATGTTCGTCTGCCACAAGTACGACAACGCCCTGTGCGGCGTCCGGTTCGACTCCGGGACCACCGGAGTGATCGTCAACATCGGCAACCTCCTGGCGAGCGGCTCCTTCTGGAACGCCAAGTCGTGCACGGGACCCGAGCACGACAACACGATCGACCCGGCCGGAGTGCTGCCGCCCGAGGTGGCCAAGTGGCTGCCGCCCGGCGTCGGCCTGCCGGTCTATCCTCCGGCGCCGCACTGCAACACCAGAGGCCTGACCTCGCTGGGCGCCTACATGGTCCAGGGGATGATGAGACGCGGCATGCTCGTCGAGCTCGACCACATGAGCGTCAAGGCCGCCGCCCAGACACTCGACCTGCTGGAGAGCGTCAAGTATCCGGGCGTCATCTCCTCACACAGCTGGGCGGACCCCAGCTACTTCCGCCGTATCTACCGGCTCGGCGGCATGGTGACCGCGTACGGCTCGCCCGCCGACTCCTTCACCGCCGGCTGGCGCGCGACGAAGCCGCTGCGTGACGAGTTCGGTCACCCCGGCTACGGCTACGGCCTCGACACCAACGGCATGGGCCCGCTCCCGGGATCGCGCCAAGGCGGCGCGGTCACCTATCCGTTCACGTCGCTCGACGGTGCGGTCACGCTCGACCGTCTGCGCACCGGTGACCGGGTCTGGGACGTCAACACCGACGGCGTGGCCCACTACGGCCTGGTCCCTGACTGGATGGAGGACATGCGCGAGTACGCCGGTGACGAGTTCGCCCAGGACATGCTGGCCGGAGCCGAGGCGTATCTGAAGACGTGGGGAGGAGCCGAGGCCCGCAGGCAGACCTGA
- a CDS encoding transposase, translated as MPRSGWKSKDRSRPAFRFPEGGKIVVERLNRRWARAKLPKLGWVRFRWSRRLGGAVKNATVMREGRHWYISFLVGDGEQPPARHAKPGTWIGVDRGVAKIVTTSEGRFHHQVFARGREVEHAAKLQRDLARTTKGSNRRKRAARRVGAFTVRSAGVVRTSLPKPLTP; from the coding sequence ATGCCTCGCTCCGGCTGGAAGTCCAAGGACCGCAGCCGCCCCGCGTTCCGGTTCCCCGAGGGCGGCAAGATCGTTGTGGAGCGGCTGAACCGGCGCTGGGCGCGGGCGAAACTGCCCAAGTTGGGCTGGGTCCGTTTCCGCTGGAGCCGCCGGCTGGGTGGGGCAGTCAAGAACGCCACCGTGATGCGGGAGGGCCGCCACTGGTATATCAGCTTCCTTGTCGGTGACGGCGAGCAGCCACCCGCCCGGCACGCCAAGCCCGGCACCTGGATCGGTGTGGACCGCGGCGTCGCGAAGATCGTGACCACCAGCGAGGGCAGGTTCCACCACCAGGTGTTCGCCCGCGGACGGGAGGTCGAGCACGCCGCCAAGCTGCAGCGGGACCTGGCCCGCACGACCAAGGGCAGCAACCGGCGCAAGCGCGCCGCCAGGCGGGTGGGGGCGTTCACCGTGAGATCCGCAGGCGTCGTGAGGACTTCGCTGCCCAAACCGCTGACGCCTTGA
- a CDS encoding RNA-guided endonuclease InsQ/TnpB family protein: MRRRREDFAAQTADALTRDHDLIVFEALKTKNMTATAKPVPDPDRPGAFLPNGAAAKSGLNRSILDKGWHRIEVATRSKARYTGSCVVTVNPAYTSQTCNVCKVVDWTSRESQAVFRCTSCGHAEHADVNAAKNILTAGRAEHAQARPAVRAGARKPRSRVGRKANRQAAVA; this comes from the coding sequence ATCCGCAGGCGTCGTGAGGACTTCGCTGCCCAAACCGCTGACGCCTTGACCCGCGACCATGATCTGATCGTGTTCGAGGCGTTGAAGACGAAGAACATGACCGCCACAGCCAAACCCGTGCCAGACCCCGACCGGCCCGGGGCGTTCCTGCCCAACGGAGCGGCGGCGAAGTCCGGCCTGAACCGGTCCATCCTGGACAAGGGCTGGCACCGCATCGAGGTGGCCACCCGCAGTAAGGCCCGCTACACGGGTAGTTGCGTGGTTACTGTCAACCCGGCGTACACGAGTCAGACGTGCAACGTGTGCAAGGTGGTGGATTGGACGTCCCGCGAGAGCCAAGCGGTCTTCCGGTGCACTTCTTGCGGACATGCCGAGCATGCTGATGTGAACGCGGCCAAGAACATCCTCACCGCCGGGAGGGCGGAGCACGCACAGGCCAGACCGGCTGTGCGGGCTGGGGCGCGCAAACCACGCAGCCGCGTGGGCCGGAAGGCGAACCGCCAAGCGGCAGTAGCCTAG